The Micrococcales bacterium genomic interval GCCATGGGCCCATAGTATCATGCTGCCACCACACTGGTACCAAACCAAGTACGGGCCGGCATCGGGCAAAATGACCCAGGCGGTTTCCCACCAGGGCCGGCGATCTGGCACAATACTTCAGCGTATGTGCGCCGCGAGGAGCCCTCTAACGCCTCTGGTGCGCATCCATCCGGCCGTTTGGGCAGCCCACGGGCCTTGGCGCCGGCTAGACACATATGACTGAGGGAGAAACCACCACATTGGCTGTCAAGATTCGCTTGAAGCGCCTGGGCAAAATCCGGGCACCCTATTACCGCATCGTGGTTGTCGATTCGCGCGCCAAGCGTGATGGACGCGTGATCGAAGAAATCGGCAAATACCATCCCACCGAAGACCCCAGCTTCATCCAGATCGACTCCGAGCGAGTCCAGTACTGGCTGTCGGTAGGCGCCCAGCCCACCGAAGCTGTGTTGGCGCAGCTCAAGCTGACCGGCGACTGGCAGAAGTTCAAGGATTTGCCCTACGAAGAAGGCACCCTCAAGGTGGCCCAGCGCCACATCAGCGCCGCTGAGACCCTCGAAGCCGCCGAGGCTGAGGCCTTGAAGAAGGTTTCGGCCAAAGCCGAACTTGAAGCCAAGAAGCGGGCCGAAGCTG includes:
- the rpsP gene encoding 30S ribosomal protein S16 produces the protein MAVKIRLKRLGKIRAPYYRIVVVDSRAKRDGRVIEEIGKYHPTEDPSFIQIDSERVQYWLSVGAQPTEAVLAQLKLTGDWQKFKDLPYEEGTLKVAQRHISAAETLEAAEAEALKKVSAKAELEAKKRAEAEAAEAKREAEEAAKAKKEAAEAAKAAKEAAKAAQAEAEAAGADAEPPADAEKAE